A stretch of the Lytechinus variegatus isolate NC3 chromosome 5, Lvar_3.0, whole genome shotgun sequence genome encodes the following:
- the LOC121415415 gene encoding thyrotropin-releasing hormone receptor-like, whose translation MVVDMELNTIISFVIEIIVTTISIPGNILIIAVYKRKRRTSFSVLAIGLGIIDLVISLTSPVRLYNYLFFGKHTSKAYCQACGGIFYLGLNSSIFMAALIASNRYFAICKPHDYRFTPRASAVSVAISFGVSVLASLPLSVLFDVVSYPNDKFDCGMPQRLHLIATVYICFLTIFHILTIVVTLTMYGCVLRRVRRLKRVGFNRANTSDLKHNHRRGGGTEINETVLDGQAVNGKEKKDSISSLPVVSYPRTGRHAVANETMATCPVSSVHITQQVGPSTSEGPSNNASYNLSIPKIPTRPNRDGDVSAIVPIQTADEVLDTSCRRNVPRLNGDSPRAEATRKHLIVIMLLYLITWIPTLFIIIFGYKPEFRDTNYAAYTAFMVVCRFPGLNRIYHFGISFILRRSFRRDCKDLLLSVKLNLF comes from the coding sequence ATGGTAGTCGATATGGAGTTGAATACTATCATATCATTTGTTATCGAGATAATTGTCACAACAATCAGTATACCAGGCAACATCCTTATCATCGCCGTGTACAAACGAAAGAGAAGGACATCGTTCTCGGTCTTGGCAATTGGACTCGGAATCATCGATCTCGTGATTTCTTTGACAAGCCCAGTAcgattatataattatttgtttttcggAAAACATACCAGCAAAGCGTATTGTCAGGCATGTGGTGGTATATTTTACCTTGGCTTAAATTCTTCTATTTTCATGGCGGCTCTTATAGCAAGCAATCGGTATTTTGCGATTTGTAAGCCTCATGACTACAGGTTTACCCCTCGAGCCTCAGCAGTGTCGGTCGCCATTAGCTTTGGAGTATCCGTCTTGGCCAGTCTACCACTAAGCGTCCTATTTGATGTTGTTTCATACCCCAATGACAAATTCGACTGCGGCATGCCACAGAGACTTCATCTTATAGCTACAGTTTACATTTGCTTTCTAACGATTTTCCACATCTTGACGATAGTCGTTACACTTACCATGTATGGCTGCGTCCTGAGGCGAGTTCGACGGTTAAAAAGAGTTGGTTTCAATAGAGCTAACACGAGTGATTTGAAGCATAATCATCGGAGAGGAGGAGGGACTGAAATTAATGAAACTGTTTTAGATGGTCAGGCAGtcaatggaaaagaaaaaaaagattcaatTTCTTCCCTCCCTGTTGTGAGCTACCCTAGAACAGGTAGGCACGCTGTAGCCAATGAAACCATGGCGACTTGTCCTGTATCTAGTGTTCACATCACACAACAAGTTGGCCCATCTACGTCAGAAGGCCCGTCCAACAATGCCTCGTACAACCTGTCAATCCCGAAAATACCAACACGGCCAAACAGAGACGGTGACGTTTCTGCCATCGTTCCAATTCAAACAGCGGACGAAGTTCTGGATACTTCTTGTCGACGAAACGTGCCGAGACTAAACGGCGATTCCCCGAGAGCAGAAGCAACAAGGAAACATTTAATCGTCATCATGCTGCTCTACCTCATAACGTGGATCCCTACCctcttcatcattatctttgGCTACAAACCGGAATTTCGAGACACAAACTACGCAGCATACACTGCCTTCATGGTCGTGTGTAGGTTCCCAGGTCTGAACAGAATCTACCATTTTGGTATTTCATTCATATTACGGAGATCATTCAGACGAGATTGTAAAGATTTGCTTCTCAGTGTGaaactaaatttattttga